The Microbispora sp. ZYX-F-249 sequence GCGGCCTCCCGTGCGTACGTGCCGCGCTCGCTGTGGACCCGGATGCGCGACGACTTCGTGTCGGCGGCCGAGTCGCTCACCGTGGGCGACGTGTCGGGCGACCTGTCGACGTTCATGGGCGCGGTCATCGACGCGCGGGCCTTCGCCAAGCACAGGGAGGCGATCGACCGGGCGCGTGCCGCGGACTCGATCGAGGTGCTCACCGGCTCCTACGACGACTCGGCCGGCTACTTCGTGCGGCCGACCGTGCTGGAGTGCGCCGACCCCGCGGACGAGGTCTTCGTGAAGGAGTACTTCGGGCCGATCCTGGCCGTCCACGTCTACGACGACGCGGCGTACGACGGCGTGCTGGACCAGATGGAGAGCGTCGCGCCGTACGCGCTGACCGGGTCGGTCATCGCGCGGGACCGGTACGCGATCGCCGACGCCACCGAGCGGCTGCGCTTCGCGGCGGGCAACTTCTACGTCAACGACAAGCCCACCGGCGCGGTGGTCGGGCAGCAGCCGTTCGGCGGGGCCCGGGCCTCGGGCACCAACGACAAGGCCGGCTCGATCTTCAACCTGATCCGCTGGGTCAACGCCCGCACGATCAAGGAGACCTTCGTGCCCCCGGTCGTCGGCGGTCCGTACAAGGGCGACGTGCCGCAGGGCGGCTGGCAGCAGCCCGACCTCGGCGAGCTCGGCTACTGACGAGCCACCATGCCCCCGGAACCCGCACACGGGTTCCGGGGGCGTCGTTGCCGAGGTTCTGCCGAGCTACAGGACCGCGGGAAGAAGTGTGAGCGCCAGGACATGCCGTGGCCGGACCACGGTGAAGTGGCGCCGGTCGATCGTGGCGACCCGATCGATTCTCATCCGTTCCGCCAGGGCGATCACCGAGGCGTCCACGAATCCCAGTCGCAGACCCGCGTACCCCTCCACCAGCCGCGCGGCTCTGTCGACGTCGCGCGGATGCAGTTCCGTCAGTTCAGCCACTCTACGCGGCAGAGTTGCCGGCGTCCCTCCGGAGCGGTCGTCAGACGGGGCCCTGATAGGGCGATACCGCCGAGGGGCGACGTGACGACGGCGAAAGACACGGCCGCCGTCATGGCCGCTCGTCTCGGCGCGTGTGTGAGCGGCCGAACAGCGTCGGACGCCGTGCCCGCAGCGCCGGGACGCCTGCCGGTTCTGGGCTTCAGTCCTCGGTGGGGACGGCCATCTCGCCGAGGAGGGACCAGTCGTCCTGCGGGACCGTGACGTTGACGATCCGCGGGGTCTCGGCGAGGTGGGGCGGCAGCGTCCGCCGCGCCGTCCGGAAATGCTCCGATCCCACGTGCGCCGCCCCGGCCTCGTCGTCGCGGAACGCCTCGACGAGGACGTACTCGGCCGGGTCGTCGAGGCTGCGCGACCAGTCGAACCAGAGGCAGCCCGGCTCGGCGCGGGTCGCCTCGGTGAACTCACGGGTGATCTCCGGCCACCGGTCGGCATGCTGCGGCAGCACCCGGAACTTCGCGGTGATGAAAATCATCGGGCGTCTCCTGACGTGAGCGCGGGCAGGACCACATTCTCCAGGACCGCCCTCGGCGCGGTGTCCTGACCGGGTCCGTTGTAGTCGCCGGCGGTGACGGCCACGACGAGATCGAGATCGGGCAGCAGGAACAGCCGCTGGCCGCCGTTGCCGATCGCCGTCGTCCGCGCCCCCGGGCCGACGTACCACATGTACCCGTAGGAGACGTTCTCCCAGGCGGGCACGCGCGGGCGCAGCATCTCCCCGATCCAGCCGGAGGCGACCTCCCGGTCGAGCACCGCCTGCCCGATCCGGGCGAGGCCGCGCGGCGTCAGGCGCAGGCCGGAGGCCGCCAGGGCCCTCCCGTCCGAACCGGCCGACCATTCGAAGGCCGCCACACCGAGCGGCTCGAACAGCGCGGTGCGGGCGAACTCCTCAAGGCGGCGGCCGGTGCCCCTCTCCACGATGGCGCCGACGAGGGCCGCGGCGCCGCCGCTGTAGCGCCACCGCTCGCCCGGTTCCTCCGCGAACGGGCACCCCAGCACGTAGCGGCAGCGGTCCGGCGCCATCTCCATCGCGATCTCGCTGTTCGCCGGACTCGTGTAGGGCGCGCTTTCGTCCCACTCCAGGCCCAACGTCATCGTCAGCGCGTGCCCGATGGTCAGCCCGGCCCTGCGGGGATCGGCCGCCAGGTCGGCGTACTCGGGAAAGACCGAAAGAATCGGCTCGCCGGGGTCCGGCACCAGGCCGGACTCCAGCGCCAGGCCGTACAGCAGCGCCACCACGCTCTTGGTGACCGAGCGAAGGTCGTGCGGCGTGTCCGGCCCGAAGTCCACGTGGCCGAGCGGGGTGTTCAGCACGTAATCCTCGCCGCCGCCGTACCACTCGAGGACGACCGCGCCGTGCCGGGCCACCACGACGCCGTGCAGGGCCGGCGCCCCGCCCCGCCGTACGAGGGCCTCGAGCCGCTGAGGCAGGTCCGGCACGAACCCCGCCTTCTCGGGGGCCTTCTCCGGGGAGATCGGCTGCATGGCGTTTCCTCCACTCGCTCGGGGATTGGAGCCTCGCATAATTTTCGGGTGGTAGACCAGGGTCAGAGGGGGTACCGCACCCGGAAGACGCCTCCGAGCGAGCCGAGGTCGACATGCGCAGGATCCTGGCGGCTCTTTGCATAGCGGGCGCGGCCGTCACCGCCGCGTGCGGCGACATCAAGCAGGACTACTACACGCAGACGATGCCCCAGAACGACGGGGCGAACGTGAACCTGCCGGGCCTCCTGCTGCGCAACGCCTTCATCCTGGGCGCACAGCAGCCCGCCCCGCCGGGGACGGACATGCCGGTCTACATGATGCTGCTCAACGAGAGCGGCCGCACCGACCGTCTGGTGTCGGTGGACACCGGAGGCCTGTTCCGGGAGGCCCGCCTGCCCGCCGGCGGCCTGGAGATCCCCGGCGGGAGATACGTCGGCGGGACGGCCCTCCCCCAGGTGCTGCTCGCCGGCCTCACCCGCCCG is a genomic window containing:
- a CDS encoding PIN domain-containing protein codes for the protein MAELTELHPRDVDRAARLVEGYAGLRLGFVDASVIALAERMRIDRVATIDRRHFTVVRPRHVLALTLLPAVL
- a CDS encoding serine hydrolase domain-containing protein, with product MQPISPEKAPEKAGFVPDLPQRLEALVRRGGAPALHGVVVARHGAVVLEWYGGGEDYVLNTPLGHVDFGPDTPHDLRSVTKSVVALLYGLALESGLVPDPGEPILSVFPEYADLAADPRRAGLTIGHALTMTLGLEWDESAPYTSPANSEIAMEMAPDRCRYVLGCPFAEEPGERWRYSGGAAALVGAIVERGTGRRLEEFARTALFEPLGVAAFEWSAGSDGRALAASGLRLTPRGLARIGQAVLDREVASGWIGEMLRPRVPAWENVSYGYMWYVGPGARTTAIGNGGQRLFLLPDLDLVVAVTAGDYNGPGQDTAPRAVLENVVLPALTSGDAR
- a CDS encoding putative quinol monooxygenase — encoded protein: MIFITAKFRVLPQHADRWPEITREFTEATRAEPGCLWFDWSRSLDDPAEYVLVEAFRDDEAGAAHVGSEHFRTARRTLPPHLAETPRIVNVTVPQDDWSLLGEMAVPTED